A stretch of the Aspergillus puulaauensis MK2 DNA, chromosome 6, nearly complete sequence genome encodes the following:
- a CDS encoding calpain-like protein (COG:O,T;~EggNog:ENOG410PG3B;~InterPro:IPR038765,IPR001300,IPR022684;~MEROPS:MER0019360;~PFAM:PF00648;~go_function: GO:0004198 - calcium-dependent cysteine-type endopeptidase activity [Evidence IEA];~go_process: GO:0006508 - proteolysis [Evidence IEA]): MANLDVEDDYPDMVFTPPLSSRSGSRMRPRQPPQENVKQFWEQFNSRFPGKVYTVLPDNPYARSKAARLPKGVVKAQGAGKSYEQASKECYRAVERIAKECRRLNQRYTDPHFDIEMDLKNGPRNCLNGLDNDNMYMHPKGVKRVTEIFENPQFYVNGPTASDVRQGRDGDCWFMAALCTMGNKEELIDKICVHRDEQVGVYGFVFYRDGDWQQCIVDDKLYLRAADYDESVDERPIWDDINRKDTEEEYRKVFQTGSRALYFAQCVDENETWLPLLEKAYAKAHGDYSAIEGGFVGEAVEDLTGGVTSDILTNNILDKDRFWDEELMQVNKEFLFGCGTGLYSDWLTPNHPSPPKDRKGISENHSYSIMDVREIEGKRLVKLRNPWGKKEWSGAWSDGSEQWTPQWMEKLNHKFGNDGFFWISYDDLLKKYQHFDRTRLFGPEWTITQQWTSLNVPWSADYHTTKFKLNVTKPGPVILVLSQLDTRYFKGLIGEYNFVLKFRLQREGENDYIVRSVNNCLISRSTNAEVDLEPGAYHILMKITAYRQHDAVSTEDAVRELAPTRREKLVQIGLSYDLAHAKGIVIETEAEREEREEHERQRKTAERKRLRDETKKRLQREWIREQKLMARRMRADERLAAKASRLHINGKSSEPEAERVLEDSPVESPSDLNGHTNGVATKPLKNGSVPSIKFDETHTLPTPSSSLDTFSTHTSRHRSTNSISRQRRHTRNRDAELLEGFEFDSEIDMPHEEPVTRALSTQTSFCGDLASQTDPWNAVCVVGMRVYSKDEMLSLEVVRPAPDFEPEAALDMDDPAVSATSEKGSRLLAMQFE; encoded by the exons GTATGAGCAAGCTAGCAAAGAATGCTACCGGGCCGTCGAGCGGATCGCAAAAGAATGCAGGCGTCTCAATCAGCGATACACCGATCCACATTTCGATATCGAGATGGACCTCAAAAACGGGCCGCGAAACTGCTTGAATGGTCTTGACAACGATAATATGTATATGCATCCTAAGGGTGTGAAGAGAGTTACT GAGATTTTTGAAAACCCTCAGTTCTATGTCAATGGGCCGACCGCTTCAGATGTACGCCAAGGGCGTGACGGCGACTGTTGGTTCATGGCTGCGCTTTGCACAATGGGAAATAAAGAGGAACTAATAGACAAGATCTGTGTTCACCGAGATGAGCAGGTCGGGGTCTATGGTTTTGTATTTTACAGAG ACGGCGACTGGCAGCAATGTATTGTGGATGACAAGCTCTACCTACGCGCCGCTGATTACGACGAGTCGGTCGATGAACGACCCATTTGGGACGACATCAACCGAAAGGACACTGAGGAGGAATATCGTAAAGTTTTCCAAACCGGCTCGCGTGCTCTTTACTTCGCTCAATGCGTGGACGAAAACGAGACCTGGCTTCCTTTACTGGAGAAGGCGTATGCCAAGGCGCATGGTGACTATTCGGCCATTGAAGGTGGCTTCGTTGG TGAGGCAGTTGAAGACTTGACTGGCGGTGTAACGTCTGATATCCTCACCAACAATATCCTAGACAAGGATAGGTTCTGGGATGAGGAGCTCATGCAGGTCAACAAGGAGTTCTTGTTTGGCTGCGGCACGGGCCTATACTCGGACTGGCTTACCCCGAAccatcccagtcctccaAAGGACAGGAAGGGTATTTCCGAGAATCACTCCTACTCAATCATGGATGTCAGGGAGATTGAAGGAAAGCGCTTGGTGAAGTTACG GAATCCTtggggaaagaaagaatggaGTGGTGCCTGGAGCGATGGCTCCGAGCAATGGACACCccagtggatggagaagctTAACCACAAGTTCGGTAACGATGGT TTCTTCTGGATATCGTACGATGACCTGCTGAAGAAGTATCAACACTTCGATCGCACGCGTCTGTTTGGACCGGAATGGACAATTACGCAACAGTGGACCAGCCTGAACGTTCCCTGGTCTGCAGACTACCATACTACCAAATTCAAGTTGAACGTGACCAAGCCCGGTCCCGTTATTCTTGTTTTATCTCAG CTGGACACACGCTATTTTAAAGGCCTCATTGGTGAATATAACTTCGTCCTGAAGTTCCGCCTTCAGCGGGAGGGTGAAAACGACTACATTGTACGAAGTGTCAACAACTGCCTCATTTCTCGGTCCACCAATGCAGAAGTCGATCTCGAGCCTGGAGCCTATCACATCCTCATGAAAATCACGGCCTATCGTCAGCATGATGCTGTATCTACGGAGGACGCTGTCAGAGAACTAGCACCTACGCGGCGTGAGAAGCTGGTGCAAATTGGCCTCTCATATGACCTAGCTCACGCCAAGGGTATTGTCATTGAAACTGAAGCGGAAAGAGAAGAACGTGAAGAGCACGAGCGCCAACGAAAAACAGCTGAGCGAAAGAGGCTGCGCGACGAGACAAAGAAGAGGCTGCAGCGCGAGTGGATTCGTGAACAAAAGCTCATGGCTCGCAGAATGAGAGCTGATGAGCGACTGGCCGCAAAAGCGTCCAGACTCCATATAAATGGCAAGAGTTCTGAGCCTGAGGCCGAACGGGTACTCGAGGACAGCCCCGTAGAGTCACCATCAGACTTGAACGGTCACACAAACGGTGTTGCCACGAAGCCGCTCAAGAACGGCTCGGTCCCGAGCATCAAATTTGATGAAACCCATACACTACCCACGCCTAGCTCTTCACTCGATACATTCTCCACCCATACCAGCCGCCATCGCTCAACGAACTCCATCAGCCGTCAGCGCCGCCACACCCGCAACCGTGACGCTGAGCTCCTAGAAGGGTTCGAGTTCGACTCGGAGATCGACATGCCTCATGAGGAACCCGTGACAAGAGCTCTCAGTACGCAGACATCATTCTGCGGTGATCTCGCATCCCAAACTGACCCATGGAATGCGGTCTGTGTGGTTGGGATGCGTGTGTATTCGAAAGACGAGATGCTGTCACTTGAGGTCGTCCGTCCTGCACCGGATTTTGAGCCCGAGGCAGCTCTTGACATGGATGATCCAGCAGTCAGTGCGACCTCAGAGAAGGGATCGCGACTGCTCGCCATGCAGTTCGAATGA
- a CDS encoding class I SAM-dependent methyltransferase (COG:F;~EggNog:ENOG410PGJ9;~InterPro:IPR017804,IPR019257,IPR017805;~PFAM:PF10017;~go_function: GO:0008168 - methyltransferase activity [Evidence IEA]), with product MASTVIDNTIPSARMAIPSKLDRQPAKPTIIDIRQDKAELCMHDEIIQGLQADEGNEKTLPTMLLYDEKGLQLFEAITFLDEYYLTNVEIEVLETSAVDIVRQIQPNPMLVELGSGNLRKTCILLNAFERLARPCRFFALDLSLPELQRTLSAIPEYRHVSAVGLHGTYDDGLTWLKRSENSSTPKCIMSLGSSIGNFGRADATGFLEHFSNILVPGRDSLLIGLDGCQDSSRVYKAYNDERGTTRQFILNGLVHANRILGEEVFKAEDWEYVGAYDKSEGRHQAFYVPKKDVQYGQILIKAGEKVRVEESYKYSPLQRTALWTGAGLRETARFGAEVGDVPYFIHLLTSSHAGSSRQ from the exons ATGGCATCAACGGTTATTGACAATACAATCCCCAGCGCTCGCATGGCCATCCCATCAAAGCTGGATAGACAGCCTGCCAAACCCACCATCATCGACATCCGCCAGGATAAAGCAGAGCTCTGCATGCATGATGAGATTATCCAAGGACTACAAGCAGACGAAGGGAACGAAAAGACTCTTCCGACCATGCTACTGTACGACGAGAAGGGACTGCAACTATTCGAGGCCATAACTTTTCTTGACGAG TACTACCTGACCAATGTCGAAATCGAGGTCCTGGAGACTTCCGCCGTCGACATCGTGCGCCAGATCCAGCCAAATCCCATGCTCGTGGAACTTGGGAGCGG TAACCTGCGTAAGACCTGCATCCTTCTCAATGCCTTCGAGAGACTCGCCCGGCCCTGCCGCTTCTTCGCTCTCGATCTCTCACTCCCGGAACTGCAGCGCACCCTATCTGCCATTCCTGAATATAGACACGTCTCGGCTGTCGGGCTGCATG GAACCTACGACGACGGTCTCACCTGGCTAAAACGTTCTGAGAACTCTTCGACGCCCAAGTGCATCATGAGCCTGGGCTCATCCATCGGAAACTTTGGCCGTGCCGACGCAACTGGCTTCTTGGAGCATTTTTCCAATATTCTTGTTCCGGGTCGTGATTCTTTGCTTATCGGGCTTGATGGCTGTCAGGATTCTTCTAGGGT GTACAAAGCATACAACGACGAGCGCGGAACAACCAGACAATTCATACTGAACGGGCTCGTGCATGCGAACAGAATCCTAGGAGAAGAGGTCTTCAAGGCTGAAGACTGGGAATACG TGGGCGCCTACGACAAGTCCGAAGGCCGACACCAGGCGTTCTACGTGCCCAAGAAAGACGTCCAATACGGCCAGATCCTCATCAAGGCAGGTGAGAAGGTCCGCGTTGAGGAGAGCTACAAGTACTCGCCACTGCAGCGGACCGCGTTGTGGACGGGGGCCGGCCTGCGTGAGACCGCACGATTTGGGGCTGAGGTTGGGGATGTTCCCTACT TTATTCACCTATTGACCTCATCGCATGCTGGATCGAGTAGGCAGTAA
- a CDS encoding putative L-serine dehydratase (COG:E;~EggNog:ENOG410PGFY;~InterPro:IPR036052,IPR000634,IPR001926;~PFAM:PF00291;~go_function: GO:0030170 - pyridoxal phosphate binding [Evidence IEA];~go_process: GO:0006520 - cellular amino acid metabolic process [Evidence IEA]), translating into MTVIEKKPWIETPLIESASLSKTAGCRIFLKLDLLQPSGSFKSRGIGNFIRTALQDPANKGRELHFYISSGGNAGLAAVIAARDLNCQCTVVVPSTTKPMMVQKLRDVGAADVFQHGDNWFEADTHLRKTFIENQDPNSDKRNVYVPPFDHPDVWKGAETMIDEIARQLPSKEGRSKNSFPADAVVCSVGGGGLFNGIVQGLGRYQRSQKSEVGKVHVLAVETKGADSLAFSLQNGSLQSLPGIKSLATSLGAVRVAPQALKNAQSPPTGVDVVSAVGSDAEAAKGVIRLADEQRLQVELACGISVELGTVKLKEYFPDLTPESRVVVVVCGGSNVSAEIIAEYRQKIQDGWDSR; encoded by the exons ATGACCGTTATAGAGAAAAAGCCCTGGATTGAAACGCCTCTCATTGAGTCCGCATCCTTATCAAAGACGGCAGGATG CAGAATATTCCTCAAGCTAGATCTCCTGCAGCCGTCAGGGTCATTCAAATCTAG AGGAATTGGAAACTTCATTCGCACTGCCCTCCAAGATCCAGCCAACAAAGGCCGAGAGCTACATTTCTACATATCATCAGGCGGGAATGCCGGACTGGCTGCCGTAATTGCGGCGCGCGACCTCAACTGCCAGTGCACAGTTGTCGTGCCGAGCACCACAAAACCTATGATGGTGCAGAAGTTACGGGATGTCGGTGCTGCGGATGTGTTCCAACATGGAGATAACTGGTTTGAGGCCGATACGCATCTTCGGAAGACATTTATCGAGAACCAAGATCCCAACTCTGATAAGCGCAATGTCTATGTCCCTCCCTTTGATCATCCGGATGTCTGGAAGGGAGCCGAGACCATGATTGATGAAATTGCAAGACAACTTCCATCAAAAGAGGGAAGATCAAAGAATTCATTCCCTGCAGATGCTGTCGTTTGCAgtgttggaggaggaggactgTTCAATGGTATAGTCCAGGGGCTGGGTCGGTATCAACGATCTCAAAAAAGCGAAGTAGGCAAAGTCCATGTTTTGGCCGTTGAGACTAAGGGAGCTGATTCATTGgccttctccctccaaaACGGGTCCCTACAATCGCTGCCAGGTATTAAGTCTCTCGCCACGTCCTTGGGTGCAGTACGAGTTGCCCCGCAGGCCCTAAAGAACGCGCAGTCTCCTCCTACCGGAGTGGATGTTGTCAGTGCTGTTGGCTCAGACGCTGAGGCTGCTAAGGGTGTAATTCGACTTGCAGACGAACAGCGGCTGCAAGTCGAATTAGCATGTGGAATCAGCGTTGAGCTGGGCACGGTGAAACTGAAAGAGTACTTTCCTGACTTGACGCCGGAGAGCcgggttgtcgttgttgtttgCGGAGGAAGCAATGTCAGTGCAGAGATAATAGCGGAGTACAGGCAGAAGATTCAGGACGGTTGGGATAGCAGATAG
- a CDS encoding uncharacterized protein (COG:S;~EggNog:ENOG410PNCM;~InterPro:IPR029058,IPR013094;~go_function: GO:0016787 - hydrolase activity [Evidence IEA]) — protein MRHLGPSMLISLPRLRLCRVSQIRYRRPYIAQSLRCHQFFGSARFASSYTQDVYKVPVGGNGYVSLSVVQPKPANVASANVIIRLPQGPLFQSLSRIETGNDPSVTALNNESEDVPSHHMANDIVAARVLADVTSSTVVTIDYRLGEIPYDEGQVPLQLRVGSNTQPKSLYYRYPTPVHDTLAGFDWVMQNLQPKRIGLFGTHIGGSLALMLALTEPRLVHTMAALDPVCDWTSLDEYCTASRDIPRRRQVPKDLVPLLEARERLFATQERYFDSFASPMLFLRSPGKYVPKVFPKYLTDPEHPIPVRVSNEHDEEPGDLWDAYIPDDRLYDEQGALNVQHPNPDDNHLVRRRKALSRWPPYGLDYGSSGPPGRYSREPIERLEVSLPWIRLFTHQPSKQSTNESTVSAPESESADHPEHKHLKRRRNQNHTVLSNQAADMVDVMRRACFWGRESGFGKDRVTLSSISVPEESEKSNIGLRPDSNEILSHAGKWLAETLGSNSDSTS, from the exons ATGCGGCATTTAGGTCCATCAATGCTTATATCACTTCCGCGGCTGCGGCTTTGTAGAGTCTCCCAAATAAGATATCGGAGGCCTTACATTGCACAGAGCCTGCGTTGCCACCAATTCTTTGGATCTGCGAGATTCGCGTCCTCGTACACTCAGGATGTCTACAAAGTCCCTGTTGGGGGAAATGGATATGTTTCCCTGAG TGTGGTTCAACCAAAGCCTGCGAATGTGGCGTCTGCGAATGTGATTATTCGACTTCCTCAAGGGCCACTATTCCAGAGCTTGTCGAGAATTGAAACTGGGAATGATCCATCTGTCACTGCTCTGAATAATGAATCTGAGGATGTCCCCTCCCACCATATGGCGAACGACATTGTTGCTGCGCGGGTGCTGGCGGACGTGACGTCTTCTACTGTGGTTACCATCGATTATCGTCTAGGTGAAATACCATATGACGAGGGCCAGGTTCCGCTACAATTAAGAGTTGGCAGTAATACACAACCAAAGAGTTTATATTATCGCTACCCGACACCAGTTCATGACACGCTAGCTGGATTTGACTGGGTTATGCAAAACCTCCAACCAAAGCGCATTGGCCTCTTCGGCACGCACATTGGAGGCTCTCTAGCCCTTATGCTAGCGCTCACGGAGCCTCGTTTGGTTCATACAATGGCAGCCCTAGACCCCGTTTGCGATTGGACTTCTCTAGATGAGTATTGCACCGCGTCTCGTGACATCCCTAGAAGACGACAGGTGCCAAAAGACTTAGTTCCCCTGCTAGAAGCTCGGGAGAGGCTTTTCGCGACACAGGAACGATACTTTGATTCATTCGCCTCACCGATGCTATTTCTCCGATCTCCTGGGAAGTATGTGCCAAAGGTGTTCCCAAAATACCTCACCGATCCCGAGCATCCCATCCCTGTACGGGTGTCGAACGAGCACGACGAAGAGCCTGGCGATTTATGGGATGCCTATATCCCAGATGATCGTCTCTACGATGAGCAAGGGGCTTTGAATGTTCAACATCCAAATCCAGACGATAACCATCTAGTTCGCCGTCGCAAAGCTCTCTCGCGGTGGCCTCCGTACGGGCTGGATTATGGCTCCAGTGGACCGCCTGGTAGATACAGCCGTGAACCTATTGAACGCCTCGAAGTTTCACTGCCCTGGATCCGTCTCTTCACCCATCAACCTTCCAAACAGAGCACAAACGAGTCCACAGTATCGGCACCGGAGAGCGAATCCGCTGATCACCCCGAACATAAACATTTGAAACGCAGACGAAATCAAAATCACACGGTACTCTCGAATCAGGCTGCCGATATGGTAGACGTCATGCGCCGGGCATGTTTCTGGGGGAGGGAAAGTGGGTTCGGCAAAGATCGAGTCACCCTTTCCTCTATCTCTGTTCCTGAGGAATCTGAAAAATCCAATATCGGGTTACGGCCGGACTCTAATGAAATACTCTCCCACGCCGGTAAATGGCTCGCGGAAACTCTAGGCTCAAATTCAGATAGCACTTCTTGA